One window of Amaranthus tricolor cultivar Red isolate AtriRed21 chromosome 11, ASM2621246v1, whole genome shotgun sequence genomic DNA carries:
- the LOC130827209 gene encoding BTB/POZ and MATH domain-containing protein 4-like: protein MSEPSTTVISPTCSRVVTETVNGSHKFVIQGYSLAKGMGVGKHIASDNFTVGGYQWAIYFYPDGKNPEDNSLYVSVFIALASEGTDVRALFELTLVDQGDQQKHKVHSHFDRSLESGPYTLKYRGSMWGYKRFFKRSTLEQSTYLKDDCLRINCTVGVVVSSVECPRLHPIRVPESDMGIHFGMLLENMEGSDIVFDVAGEKFHAHKLVLAARSPIFRSEFLDKLEEGNKEIVVTDVEPKVFKAMLHFIYRDSLVEEADLAPLSSCETHIADLLIAKLLAAADKYGLGRLRQLCESSLCKGISVNSVGEILALADNYHAAELKAVCLRFAAENLAAVMRSDGFEYLKEHCPSLQSELLKTVAGCEDDCSSAGGKSRSVWAQLSDGGDTNDRRVRPRT, encoded by the exons ATGTCCGAACCATCGACGACAGTAATATCTCCTACATGCTCACGAGTAGTGACAGAAACTGTAAATGGCTCACACAAGTTCGTTATTCAAGGCTATTCATTAGCGAAAGGTATGGGCGTCGGAAAGCACATTGCTAGCGATAATTTTACCGTCGGAGGTTATCAATGGGCGATTTATTTCTATCCAGACGGAAAAAATCCTGAGGATAATTCTCTATATGTTTCGGTTTTCATCGCGCTAGCAAGTGAGGGTACAGATGTTAGGGCTTTGTTTGAATTGACTCTTGTTGATCAAGGTGATCAACAAAAGCATAAAGTTCATAGCCATTTTGATCGGTCGTTGGAGAGTGGGCCATATACTTTGAAGTATAGGGGTAGTATGtg GGGTTACAAGCGCTTCTTCAAGAGGAGTACGCTTGAACAATCTACTTATCTCAAGGATGACTGCCTCAGAATAAATTGCACTGTTGGTGTTGTAGTATCATCAGTGGAATGTCCTAGATTGCATCCGATTCGTGTTCCTGAGTCTGATATGGGAATACATTTTGGCATGTTGCTGGAAAATATGGAAGGTTCAGATATCGTCTTTGATGTGGCTGGAGAGAAATTTCATGCTCACAAATTGGTCTTGGCTGCTCGATCGCCTATATTTAGATCTGAATTTTTGGATAAGTTGGAGGAAGGAAACAAAGAGATCGTTGTGACTGATGTGGAGCCTAAAGTGTTCAAG GCTATGTTGCACTTTATATACAGGGATTCTCTTGTGGAAGAGGCAGACCTTGCTCCATTAAGCTCTTGTGAAACCCATATAGCTGACTTGTTGATAGCTAAGCTGTTGGCAGCAGCTGACAAGTATGGGCTTGGAAGGCTCAGGCAGCTGTGTGAATCTTCTTTGTGCAAGGGTATATCCGTTAATTCAGTTGGAGAGATTCTGGCATTGGCTGATAATTATCATGCTGCTGAATTGAAGGCTGTTTGCTTAAGATTTGCTGCTGAAAATCTTGCAG CCGTGATGCGCTCTGATGGGTTTGAGTATCTCAAGGAGCACTGTCCATCGTTGCAATCGGAGTTGTTGAAGACTGTTGCTGGCTGTGAGGATGATTGCAGTAGCGCAGGTGGAAAGTCTCGGAGTGTGTGGGCTCAACTCTCAGATGGTGGTGATACTAATGATAGACGAGTCAGGCCGAGGACCTGA